The following coding sequences lie in one Opisthocomus hoazin isolate bOpiHoa1 chromosome 7, bOpiHoa1.hap1, whole genome shotgun sequence genomic window:
- the SIX6 gene encoding homeobox protein SIX6 has translation MFQLPILNFSPQQVAGVCETLEESGDVERLGRFLWSLPVAPAACEALNKNESVLRARAIVAFHTGNYRELYHILENHKFTKESHAKLQALWLEAHYQEEKIQMRLLEGRMEVWEAKGKGHCAVQKLPHFKLFSPLSPPQGHPTASAPTTEPGPGADLGVALPEGGLEGCEA, from the exons ATGTTCCAGCTGCCCATCCTCAACTTCAGCCCGCAGCAAGTGGCCGGGGTATGCGAGACCCTGGAGGAGAGCGGGGACGTCGAGCGCCTCGGGCGCTTCCTCTggtccctgcccgtggccccCGCGGCCTGCGAGGCCCTCAACAAGAACGAATCGGTGCTGAGGGCCCGGGCCATCGTGGCCTTCCACACCGGGAACTACCGGGAGCTCTACCACATCCTGGAGAACCACAAGTTCACCAAGGAGTCCCACGCCAAGCTGCAAGCCCTCTGGCTGGAAGCGCACTACCAGGAG gagAAGATCCAAATGCGTTTGCTGGAGGGGAGGATGGAGGTGTGGGAGGCCAAAGGGAAAGGGCACTGTGCGGTGCAGAAGCTGCCGCACTTTAAGCTGTTCTcacccctgtcccctccccaagGCCACCCCACAGCATCAgcacccacaacagagcctggaCCCGGGGCTGACCTTGGTGTGGCCCTCCCCGAGGGGGGCCTGGAAGGGTGCGAGGCCTAG